GATGTCGCCCGCGCCGAACTGGCCGCCAGTCGCTTCGACCGCGAGGCCCTGCGTCTGAGCCTGACCGCCAGCCTGGTCGATACCTGGCTGCGTCAGGCCGCCCTGGCCGAGCGCCTGCGCCTGGCCGAACTCAACCTGAACAATGCCGAACGGGTACTGGCTACCGTGCAGGCGCGTCAGGCGGCGGGCGCCGCCACGCCGTTGGAACTGGCCCAGCAACGTGGCCTGCTGGCCGAGCAGCGGCGTAGCCGCGAAGCCCTGCGCCAGCAGGCTGACGATGTGCGCAGCGAGCTGGCTGTATTGCTGGGGCAGGGCGAGCCGGCGACGGTCTCCTCGGCCTCACTCGGGGCGCTGCAAGCACCCTCGTTTATCTCCGGACTGCCCAGCGACCTGCTGCTGCGCCGTCCGGATCTGGCCAGCGCCGAGGCGCAACTGCGCGCTGCCGATGCCGACCTGCGTGCGGCGCGTGCCGCCCTGTTGCCGCGCCTGGACCTGTCCGCTGGCGCCAGCGGCGCGGCCGGCAGCCTGAGCCGCGTTCTCGCCGATCCGCTGTATTCGCTGACTGCCGCGCTGGCCGCGCCGATCTTCGACGGCGGCGCCCTGGCCGCCACACGCGAGCGCAGCGCGGCCCGCCGTGAGGAGCTGCTGGCCAGCTACCGCCAACGCATCATCGAAGCCTTCGCCGATGTGCAGGTGGCGCTGAATGCCGGCACTGGCGTGGAAGCTCAATGGCAGGCCCAGCAAGAGGTCCAGGCCCAGGCCGAGCGCGCCCTGCAACTGGCCGAACGGCGCTACCAGGCTGGCGCCGAGGATCTGCTCAACCTGCTCGATGCCCAGCGCACCCTGTACGAGGCCGAAGACCGGAGCGCCCAGCTACGCCTGGCTCGCCTACAGAGCCGCGTGGCGCTGGCCAGGGCGCTCGGTGGTGGCTGGCGCAAGGTAGACGCCCGCTGAAATCCCTTGTTTGCGGTCACAGGTCCTGATGGTCGATCTCGACGGTGTAGCCGGGGCCGGCGTCGAAGAGGATGTAGAAGGGCGCGTCGGGCCGCTCGAAGGTGAAGGATGCCTGTTCGTCCAGCTTGCCGGCCACCAGGGTGCGTTGGTCGTAGCCGATCACGTCGAGCGTCACCCCGATGGCGGGCACGCCGCCGCTGAAGCCGCCGACGCAGCGAATATTGCGTTCGTCGACGGCCTTGCACTGGCAGAAAGGCGCCTGGTGCGCCGCGGCGGTCTGGACGACGCCGGCGAGCAGCAAGGCGCCCAGGGTGAATTCGATCCGGCGAATGAGCATCAGCGGTTGCCTCGTTGTTCGAGCCAGGCCCGGGTATCGGGCGAGGCTTGGGCCAGTGGAATGGAAGCCTGGTGGACGCTGCCGTCCCAGCCTTCGACGGTCAGCCAGAGTTCGCTGTCCGGCGAGGCGCGCGGCGGCACCACCACTTCGCCCTCCAGCGCGTAGGGGTTGCCCATCAGCAGGGCGCCAGCGGCCCGCAGGCTTTGCGGCTCGCCGATGCGCAGGTAGGCCGCCTTGATCTGTGGCAGGCAGGTTTCGCAGAAGGCGACCACGAACGGTTTGTGGAAGCCGTAGATGCCCTCGTCGTGAGGGCCGCCCAGTTCGTGTTCGGCCAGCCGCGCGCTCCAGGGGCCGACCTGGATTTCGCCGATCTCGCGCTCGCCCAGACCCATCAGGCCGCGAAACTTGGCCTGGTTCTGGAAGTATTGCGACATGAGCGCCAGCGGCACGATCAGCAGCAGCACGTTGAGGTGGAAGCGCCAGCGCAGCCAGGCCGCACGCAGCCTACCGGGGGCGGTGGAAGCAGAGCTCATGGGGTGTTCTCCACGGCGGTTTCGAGGTGTGTGCCGCGCGTTGCGCGGGATGGGCGACGCAGTCGCTGAGCGGTGGCCTTGACCGTGCGCTTGCTCCAGATCAGCAGGCCACTCAGAACCATGAAGGTCAGCAGCAGGCCGAACAGGAACCACACCAGCTTCAGCCAGAGTCCGCCGAAGTCACCGAAATGCAGCGGGTACATGGATTCGGTGACGAAGGACAGGGCAGGGCGGTCGTCGAGCAGGTTGGTGCCGACGATGCTGCCGTCGTAGGGGTTGATGGATAGCGACTGATTCATCAGCGGATACCAGCCACGCCCGCCGATGGTGACCGGTCCATAGGCGCTTTCCGGCAGGCGGATGAAGCTGGGCTCGAAGCCCGGCACCCGCGCCTGGGCGATCCGCGTGATTTCGTCGAGCCCCAGGGTCGGCGGCGCCTGGCCGGCGGTAGTTGTCACCGCGTCACGCTGGATCACCGCGGGTGGGCGGCTCTCGACGTAGGGAATGTCGAAGTCCGAGAGGATCGCCTGCAGCAGGAACCAGGTACCGGTGATCGAGATGATGGCGATGAACCAGATCGACCAGATGCCCGATAGCCGGTGGAAGTCGCCCCAGAACACCCGCGCGCCCTGGTTCAGGCGCAGCCGCGGCTTGAAGAAAGCGCGCCAGAAGCGCTTGTAGACCACCAGGCCGGTGATCAGCGAGGCCAGCATCAGCGGGCCGAGGCTGCATACCAGATACCAGCCCCAGCTGTAGCCGTCGGTCCAGGGCGCCAGCCACCAGCCGTGCAGGGCGCGGGTGAACTGGCGAAAATCGAACAGCGGGCTGGTGCCCTGGACGGCGCCGGAATAGGGGTTTACGTAGAGGGTCGCGGTAGTGGCGTCGGGGTAGGCGACTTGCGCCAGCAGCGCGAAGTGATCCTCCTGCGGGCGCGACAGGCCGAGCACGGCGAGCCTCGGCTCCTGCGTCTGCACGGCCTGCAGGATCTGGCCGTAATCGAGCCGCTCGGCGTCGGCCGAGGGCTTGCTGGCGCGCACGTCCGGGTTGGCCAGCCAGACGATCTCCTGGCTGACCGTGGCGAGGGTGCCGGTCACGCAGATGATCAGCAGAAAGAACCAGATCGGCAGGGCCAGCCAGCTGTGAACGAGAAACCAGAGTCTGGAGCGGGACTTCTTGGACATGAGGGCAAGGTCTATGGCTGAGGGCGGTGGATTCGGTAACGGTGATGCTGCGCAGGCACGTCAATGTGCTGGGCTCGGTTAGGACAAGCCGAGCGCCCCGTATGTCATTGCGCATGCAGGGCGTGGTGCGGTTTTTTGGATGTCTCAATGAACAAGACGGATGAGAGAGCGAAAACCCGCAACTGCAAATGAAAAAAAATGTTACTGGCAGGCCGGTCTGGCGTTCGCTAGCCGTTATCGGTCGTCCACTCAGCGCTCAGAACGCAAAAGCATCGTTTCGGAAGCGGCGTTCCCCGCAAGGCATGGGGCACACTGAACTACGGCGCGCCCCTCGCGAAGGAAGTCTCGATATCACGAGAGAAGCCGGGTACGGGTGGGAAAGGCGAATTCCACCTCGTCGCTCAGGTTGCTTCTCGCCACACCATTCACCACGTAGCCGAACACCAGTTTGCCGTACGGCGCGTTGCGCAGGCGTCGCTCGTCGAAGGCCTGCAGTCTGATCTCCAGCAATCGTGCGGTTCCTGCGTCGAGGAACAGAGGAGCGTCCGAGGGCGCGGCGCCGCTGTCCGATGAACGCTGGAATCCAACTCGGGCGTTGCGTCCCGTGATGTCGCGGACTTCGAGAATGTCGGCCTTGAGCGTCTCCTCGGTGTCGAGGGACTGCACATGGACACCGTGCTCGCCGCTGTTGCGAACCTGGACCCGAACGAGGATATGGTCGTCGCGTCGTTCGCAGGTCTGCACGGCGTAGCGCAGCGGCCTGGTGGGGTCGATCCG
This DNA window, taken from Pseudomonas sp. FeN3W, encodes the following:
- a CDS encoding efflux transporter outer membrane subunit, encoding MTRYLLPTLCGALLLVGCSHTAETPANLPAAPGEWRHARDNGKTPTDTWWRGFASGELDALVEQALNDNQDLAAAAARLRQAEASARAAGAALLPRLDGNLGASREGRLGGNGENAGNRYGGGLVARYEVDLWGRLAADRDVARAELAASRFDREALRLSLTASLVDTWLRQAALAERLRLAELNLNNAERVLATVQARQAAGAATPLELAQQRGLLAEQRRSREALRQQADDVRSELAVLLGQGEPATVSSASLGALQAPSFISGLPSDLLLRRPDLASAEAQLRAADADLRAARAALLPRLDLSAGASGAAGSLSRVLADPLYSLTAALAAPIFDGGALAATRERSAARREELLASYRQRIIEAFADVQVALNAGTGVEAQWQAQQEVQAQAERALQLAERRYQAGAEDLLNLLDAQRTLYEAEDRSAQLRLARLQSRVALARALGGGWRKVDAR
- a CDS encoding thiamine pyrophosphate-binding protein, which codes for MSSASTAPGRLRAAWLRWRFHLNVLLLIVPLALMSQYFQNQAKFRGLMGLGEREIGEIQVGPWSARLAEHELGGPHDEGIYGFHKPFVVAFCETCLPQIKAAYLRIGEPQSLRAAGALLMGNPYALEGEVVVPPRASPDSELWLTVEGWDGSVHQASIPLAQASPDTRAWLEQRGNR
- a CDS encoding PepSY domain-containing protein, coding for MSKKSRSRLWFLVHSWLALPIWFFLLIICVTGTLATVSQEIVWLANPDVRASKPSADAERLDYGQILQAVQTQEPRLAVLGLSRPQEDHFALLAQVAYPDATTATLYVNPYSGAVQGTSPLFDFRQFTRALHGWWLAPWTDGYSWGWYLVCSLGPLMLASLITGLVVYKRFWRAFFKPRLRLNQGARVFWGDFHRLSGIWSIWFIAIISITGTWFLLQAILSDFDIPYVESRPPAVIQRDAVTTTAGQAPPTLGLDEITRIAQARVPGFEPSFIRLPESAYGPVTIGGRGWYPLMNQSLSINPYDGSIVGTNLLDDRPALSFVTESMYPLHFGDFGGLWLKLVWFLFGLLLTFMVLSGLLIWSKRTVKATAQRLRRPSRATRGTHLETAVENTP